The following proteins are co-located in the Dromiciops gliroides isolate mDroGli1 chromosome 2, mDroGli1.pri, whole genome shotgun sequence genome:
- the LOC122741020 gene encoding major prion protein, which produces MGKIHLGYWILVLFITTWSDVGLCKKPKPRPGGGWNSGGSNRYPAQPGGAGGNRYPGWGHPQGGGSNWGQPHPGGSNWGQPHGGSNWGQGGKWKPDKPKTNMKHVAGAAAAGAVVGGLGGYMLGSAMSRPAMHFGNDYEDRYYRENQNRYPNQVMYRPVDQYNNQNNFVHDCVNITVKQHTTTTTTKGENFTETDIKIMERVVEQMCITQYQNEQRAAQYNYNIAFFSAPPVTLLLLSFLIFLIVS; this is translated from the coding sequence ATGGGAAAAATTCACTTGGGATACTGGATCTTAGTTCTTTTCATTACGACCTGGAGTGATGTAGGTCTCTGTAAGAAACCAAAGCCAAGACCTGGAGGGGGATGGAACAGCGGAGGAAGCAACCGCTACCCAGCCCAGCCTGGTGGTGCTGGAGGCAACCGATACCCTGGATGGGGGCATCCTCAGGGAGGTGGCAGCAATTGGGGTCAACCCCATCCCGGGGGTTCTAATTGGGGTCAACCACATGGTGGTTCTAACTGGGGTCAGGGTGGCAAATGGAAACCAGATAAACCGAAAACCAACATGAAACATGTGGCTGGGGCAGCTGCTGCTGGGGCAGTTGTGGGAGGGCTTGGTGGCTACATGTTGGGAAGTGCCATGAGCAGGCCTGCCATGCACTTTGGCAATGATTATGAAGACCGCTACTACCGTGAAAACCAGAACCGCTACCCCAACCAAGTCATGTACCGGCCCGTTGACCAGTACAACAACCAGAACAATTTTGTGCACGACTGTGTCAACATCACAGTGAAACagcacaccaccaccaccaccaccaaagggGAGAACTTCACTGAAACCGACATCAAGATCATGGAGCGCGTGGTCGAGCAGATGTGCATCACGCAGTACCAGAATGAACAACGCGCTGCTCAGTACAACTACAACATAGCATTCTTCTCTGCCCCGCCAGtgaccctcctcctcctcagcttccttattttcCTGATTGTCAGCTAA